One window from the genome of Elaeis guineensis isolate ETL-2024a chromosome 5, EG11, whole genome shotgun sequence encodes:
- the LOC105044407 gene encoding protein TRIGALACTOSYLDIACYLGLYCEROL 2, chloroplastic produces the protein MAGSPWIQISTCKSLIISPSISPIHNSQNFMPCLPPKPSKKKLCQVRASSASAGQNPSSPPKGKNPLALVLEAPGTIWKQAFQPLSDFGFGRSSIWEGGVGLFMVSGAALLALALVWLRGFHMRSRFRKYQTVFEFSQACGICVGTPVRIRGVTVGSVVQVDSSLKSIDATVEVEDDKIIIPRNSLVEVNQSGLLMETLIDITPRKPLPTPSAGPLDPDCAKEGLIVCDKERIRGKQGVSLDELVGIFTRLGREMEEIGISRSYRLAEKVASVVEEAQPLLAKIEALSENIQPLLAEVHDSALLKDVEILAKSLADVTKDLSEVQSAILTPENAELIRQYIFTLQFTLKNIESISSDISGFTGDEATRRNLKSLIQSLSRIL, from the exons ATGGCCGGCAGTCCATGGATTCAGATCTCCACTTGCAAATCTTTGATTATCTCCCCTTCGATTTCCCCTATTCATAATTCTCAGAATTTTATGCCCTGTCTTCCCCCCAAACCTTCGAAGAAGAAGCTTTGTCAAGTGAGGGCAAGTTCTGCAAGTGCGGGTCAGAATCCATCATCTCCTCCGAAAGGAAAGAACCCGTTGGCACTTGTGCTTGAAGCTCCTGGGACCATCTGGAAGCAAGCTTTCCAACCACTTAGTGATTTTGGGTTCGGTCGAAGTAGCATCTGGGAAGGTGGAGTCGGACTGTTTATGGTGTCTGGGGCAGCTCTTCTTGCCCTCGCACTGGTGTGGTTGAGGGGGTTCCACATGAGGTCACGGTTCAGGAAATATCAGACGGTGTTCGAATTCTCCCAAGCTTGTGGGATTTGTGTGGGAACACCAGTCAGGATACGAGGGGTGACTGTCGGAAGTGTGGTCCAAGTTGATTCATCTTTGAAAAGTATTGATGCAACTGTCGAG GTTGAGGATGACAAAATTATTATACCTCGAAATTCTTTGGTTGAGGTTAATCAATCTGGCCTTCTTATGGAGACCTTGATTGATATTACACCACGAAAGCCACTTCCTACACCATCTGCAGGTCCTCTTGATCCAGATTGTGCCAAAGAGGGTCTTATTGTTTGTGATAAAGAGAGGATAAGGGGAAAACAGGGGGTAAGCTTGGATGAATTGGTTGGAATATTTACCCGTCTTGGACGAGAAATGGAAGAAATCGGCATTTCTAGAAGCTACAGATTGGCTGAAAAGGTTGCATCTGTTGTAGAAGAAGCACAACCGCTCCTTGCAAAG ATTGAAGCCCTGTCTGAAAATATACAACCTTTGCTTGCTGAGGTTCATGACAGTGCTTTACTGAAGGATGTGGAGATTTTAGCCAAAAGCCTGGCTGATGTAACTAAGGATCTGAG TGAGGTGCAGTCTGCCATTTTAACTCCTGAGAATGCTGAACTTATCAGGCAGTATATTTTCACACTTCAGTTTACACTGAAAAATATTGAG AGTATAAGTTCTGACATCTCAGGCTTCACGGGTGATGAAGCTACAAGACGGAATCTGAAGTCGCTAATACAGTCTCTTAGCAGGATTTTATGA